Genomic DNA from Desulfobulbaceae bacterium:
TGGTCTCTCTAATTTTATCTCTGATTATCTTTTTTTGCTCCTCACCCATGACTTGTGTAACGCCTCCGGGGCGCACAAGGCTCTTGCCGAAGCGGTTGCCGCAAAGAGTTAGAAGCAGGTTGAGGAACTCGCCTCGTAGCCTGCCAAAAAATGCAGCTGGAGGGTTAAAGGCGACATCGCCGCTTAAAGCGCCAAGGTCGCCAACATGGTTTGCTATACGTTCCAACTCCAGAGCAATAACTCTGATGGTTTTGGCACCCTCATCAACCTTAATCGAGGCAAGGGACTCAACCGCCTGACTGAAACAGAGGCTGTGGCCAATGGCTGTGTCTCCAGCAATACCTTCAATAACGATTGGCCGTCGTACACTTGGTACAGAGGGTAGTAATTTTTCGATACCTCGATGCTGGTATCCGAGTTGAATCTCAAGGTGGAGTACGGTTTCGCCAATGCACTGAAAGCGGAAATGACCAGGTTCGATTATTCCGGCGTGCACAGGACCAACAGCAACCTCATGGATAACATCTCCCTCAACGGGAAAGTATTCGTAATTACCCGGAATATCCTCTTTTTTATAGTCATTACCAAAAACATCTTCCTTGCCGCGATAATTCTCATGATAACGAACCATCCGCAGCCAGGGATGGCCTTCTGGCTTTACACCGTACTGTTCAGCGATCTCTCGCTCAAACATATGGAATTTTTCGGTTTCTGTAGTGAGCGACTGATAACTCTCTGGCTCATCGCAACCAACTACAAAGAGTGCTTCATTACGCAGCACAGCCAGGAATTTGAGAACACCGTCATCTTCATAGCCAAAAAACTGCACAACTTGGCCGCCGTTATTAGCAAAGGTTAGAAGTTCTGACCTGAAATCTGCAAAGGCTAAATGAGGGATTAGACTGCGCTGAACGGTTTCACCGTTGTTTATTTGCAGGAGGTTAGCCATTGATTCCGCCTCCGATTGTTGAAATTGCACTGATAATTGTTTGATATAGACTGTCGGGCATCCAAATGCACAGAACGCCAGAGGTTAGCAGAAGTGCGTAGGATGGAAAGAGCCGCAGCATCTTTTCTTTGACAAGAATCTCACCGTCATGCTCTTTAAATGACATTCTCATAACTATGCGGGCCCCACCGGCAAAAATAACCGCAAGGCAGAGGATAAAAATAATAATACTGACGTGCCGACCACTTTTGAAAGCCCCGAAAATAATAAGCAGTTCACTTATGAAAATACCAAATGGAGGAAATCCGGAAATTCCCGCAAACCCGGCAAAATAGGCAATAAAGGTCTTGGGTAGCAGTCGTGCCATATTGCCAGTCTTGTTTATAAGTTTAGAGCCGTAACCCAATAGGATGTTGCCGGTGGACAAGAAGAGGGATGACTTAA
This window encodes:
- a CDS encoding NADH-quinone oxidoreductase subunit C — its product is MANLLQINNGETVQRSLIPHLAFADFRSELLTFANNGGQVVQFFGYEDDGVLKFLAVLRNEALFVVGCDEPESYQSLTTETEKFHMFEREIAEQYGVKPEGHPWLRMVRYHENYRGKEDVFGNDYKKEDIPGNYEYFPVEGDVIHEVAVGPVHAGIIEPGHFRFQCIGETVLHLEIQLGYQHRGIEKLLPSVPSVRRPIVIEGIAGDTAIGHSLCFSQAVESLASIKVDEGAKTIRVIALELERIANHVGDLGALSGDVAFNPPAAFFGRLRGEFLNLLLTLCGNRFGKSLVRPGGVTQVMGEEQKKIIRDKIRETRPELEHVCDLLFSEPTVRARFETTGTVPYEQAEKLGLVGYAGRASGLAYDARVAFPTECYADLTANTNEKAVGDVFCRANVRREEIMHSLDLIEKLVQKDGETANDPTFDYKLAPSSFVVSVNEGWRGEISHCILTDQDGAITRYKVKDPSFHNWTGLAMSLRNEGISDFPLCNKSFNLSYCGFDL